Part of the Streptomyces marianii genome, TTGACACCCCATCCGGAATCCGCCCGTAAACACACGACGCCCCCGGAACAGAATCCGTTCCGGGGACGCTCCGTGGCATTCCGAATTACACGGCCCGCTCCCGCTCCTTCTTCCGACGATTAACGACTGTTGCGCTGCGTCCGGCGAATTCTCCGATGCGGCGCTGGGTCCATTCCTGGGTGAGGCCGTAGTCGATGCGGGCGGTCACCTGGGCGTCGGTGAGCATGACCGGGTCCACGCCGGGGCGGACCTCGGCGGGCAGGCCGGGGAGGTCCCAGTCCTTCACGGGGCCGGCGGGCGTGGCCGGGGCGGGCTTGTCCTCCTGGTGGTCGAGGCGGGCGGTGACCCGGGCCGGGCCGGTCTGGGCTGCGGCCACGGACGCTGTGGCGTCCTTCCGGGTCTCTGCGGGGGCGGGTTCGGCGGGCCGTGCAAATGCTGCGCTGTCCGTCGTGCGGGGCGCGGCCGGGGCCTGCGGGGCACTGTGGAGCGCCTGTGCGGCCTTGTCGGCTGCTGTCGTGTCCGGGTCGGCCTTGGGCGCGACAGGGTGGCCGTTCGCGGCTCCAGTGCGGGCCTGCGGGGCCGGAACCCCCGTGGGGGGCGTGGACGCGACAGGCACGACAGGTACACGTACCGGTGCGGCCGGAGCGGCTACCGAACGCGGCTGCGGGGCCGGGGCGATCGGTGCCGTCGTGCCGTTGTAACGGCGTGCCGTCATGCCGTCAGCGCCGTTGTGGGCTGCGGGAACGGGCACGGCGAGGCGCTTCTCCTCCAGGTCCAGGCGTCGGGCCTGGAGTTCGCGGGTGGCGCGGGCGCTCTCGCGCTTCTCCTCCAGGTCGAGGGCGAACTCCTGGTCCTCGCGACGCTGGCGCCGGGCGCGGTCGGCTTCGGCGCGGTCGGCCTCGGCCTGGCGGTCGGCTTCCTCCTGGGCGAGGCGGCGCCGGCGGTCGGCTTCCGCGGCTGCCACCTTGCGGGCGGCTTCGGCCTTGTCGGCCTCCGCGCGCTCGACGTCGTCCAGGCGCCCGGCGAGGCGGCGCCGGTAGACGGGGCCGGCCTCCGCCAGGAGCACGAGGATGCCCGGGGTGATCAGGTGCTGGAACACCCCGGTCCAGTCGCCCTTCTCGGCCGCGTGCCCGATGTTCAGGAACACCGACCCCGCGCCGGTGAACAGGCGCAGCACCGCCGCCCACCAACCGCCGGACACGTTGTGCCGGGAGGCGATCTCGTCCGCCCGCAGAGACCCAAGGAACGCCAGGTCCACCACCAGGGGCAGCACGAACGCCGTGTTCCGCCACTCCGGGGCCAGATGATCAGCCACGTACGGGGTGGCGTTCAGCATCGACCACACGATCATCCCCGCCGCCACGCCCCACGTGACGAACGAGATGAACCGGTCCGCCGCCACCAGCTCCACCCGCAGCCGCCCCGCCGACCCCGGCGGCCCGGCCTCCTCCAACTTCTTCCTACCCATGAATTCCTGACTCTCCGTAGTGTGCGCGCACAGTGCGCGGGAACTGTTCGCGTCGGACAAACCGGTACGCGTCGGACTGTGCGGGGGAGGTGTGCGCGGCGCGCACCCGCTCCCTTCTAAGGGCCGGGCGGGGTGCGCACTGTTCGCACGGTGCGGACTGTGCGCACCCCGGCCACGGTCACGGCGTGTTACTTCTTCTTGGCCTTGAAGCCGATCCGCTTCACCGGCTTGTCCGCCGGCGCGGGCTTCGAGCGGGTGGTGCGCGGCGCCTGGCCCACCGGCCGCGGCTCGCCCGGCTTCTGCGGGGCGGTGGTGTAGGGCGGGTAGGTGACGCCGGGCTTCTTCTTCGCGAACACGAGAGGGTCCTTCCTGGGCCGGGCCGGGTGCCCGGCTCCCCGCCCGGCCCCGGCCGCCTGGTGGTGGCGGGCGGGGGCGGACAGGCAGCCGTCACGCGGCCGGTCAGTCCTCGTCGTTGACGATCTCGGCGTCGATCACGGGCGTGCCCGCGGGCACCTCGGACTCGGGGACGACGACGATCGTGGCCTCTTCCAGGTCCGCGTTCTTGAACCAAGCCATCGGGTTCTCCTTGCTGGTCAGGCCGGGCGGGGTGCCCGGCTCCCCGCCCACTCCCGGCACGGGCCGGGGGTGGACAGGCAGCCGTCACACCGCGCGGGCGGGGACCAGGCCGGGGCCGAACTGCCCCGGCGCCGGGCGCAGCAGGGCCTGCGGGAGGGCGTCGGCCTTGGCCTCGTTGCAGGGGTGGCAGGCCAGCACCAGCGCGGCCTGCGCCCACGTGTGGACCAGGGAGCGCGGGATCAGGTGATCGACCGTCGCGCCTTCCAGGCCGGGGCCGAACGGCGTGGCGCAGTAGAAGCACTGGGCGCCGTCGCGTTCCGCCAGGCGCGCCTTCAGCAGGCGCCGGCGCTTCGAGCACGGCTTGCGGTCGGCGTTGGTGCTCACGCGCCCTCACCGCCGCTCTGCGCGGCGCGGCGGGCGGCGGCCTGGTCCTCGCGGCGCTGCGCGCGGGCCGTCTCCTGCGGCGTGAGCGGCAGCCCGGCGTCCAGCAGCGGCAGGTAGGTCTTGAGCTGCTTGTAGATCGTGCGGACCGAGCCGCCGGTGTGGTCCGAGATCGCGTCCACCGACACCCCGGCGATCCGCAGCAGCAGCACCGCCCGCGCCCCGGCCGGAAGCGACTCGATCACCCGGCGGTGCGCCTCGGACAGCTCCTCCACCCGGGCCGGACTCGGCGCGTCGTCCCCGCGCAGCCGGCGCAGCGCCCGCTGCGACAGCCGGTTGACCACCATCGGGGACATGTCCAGCAGTTCCGCGACCATCTCCGTGGTGCGGTCGTAGCAGATCAGCTCCACCACCACCGCGCGCATCTGGTCGCTCAGCCCGTCCAGCAGCTCGTTGCAGCGCGCGGTCAGCTCGTCCTGGCCGTCGACGTCGACCACCGGCGGGGCCACCGGGTCCATCTGCCGGCCGACCACGTCCACCCAGTCCGTGGCCACCTCGTTGCGCGTGATCCCGGTCTTCCAGTGCGCGCCGATCGCGCCCTTGACCAGGAAGTGCAGCCGCACCCGCAGATCGGCCGGCTCCGCGTCCCGCATGTCCCGCAGCCCGCTCTGCCCCCGCGCCACCGACAGCCACACCTGCTGCACCAGGTCGTCGCGCCACTGCTCGACCTGGGCGAACTCCACCCCCTGGCCCATCAGCCGGTTCACCACCATCGAGCGCACCAGCCGCCCGTAGCGCAGGTACAGCTCATCCACCCACGCCGACTGCTCCGCGCTCATCACCGGGTCCTCGCCCCGGCCCAGCCGCAGCCCGTCCGGCCCGTGCCCCGGCGCCGTCCGCACGTAGCGCGGACCCGTCCGCGGCTTGTACGAACGCGGCGCCGCGATGGCCACTACGTCGGCTCGTTCCCCTACTCCAGGCCGGTCCGCCACCTGCGCAGACACCGGCCGCTCAGCGACAATCGACATGTCGGTCCCTACTCCCACCTCGACGTGGATCGGTCCGACAGCGGTCGAGGCGCGTCAACGCCCCGACCACCGCCCAAAAGGCCCGGGGTGCGTCAACACCCCTCGGCCACCCGCCCGGCCGGTGCGTCAACACCGGCCGGGCGTCCGCGTTCACACCCGTTTACACAGGTCAGACCGCAGCGCTTAGCTCCCCGCTGCTGCGGGAACCTCGCGCCTCCAACAAGGTAGACCACCGTTCATGGATTGCGCTACTAGTAGCGCTACAACATCACGTGGTTTAGCCTCGTACGTGTAGCGCTGCACCGACGAGGTGCAGCACGAGTCATCAGAGGGGAGAGCCGATATGCCCGAGAACGTCGGATACGCAGAGATCGCCGCGCACTACCGTCAGCAGATCCAGGACGGAGACCTCAGGCCGGGCGACACCATGCCGTCGCTGCGGCAGGTCTGCGAGCGCTTCGGCGTGGCGAACACGACCGCCAACCGTGCGTTCCGCGTGCTCAAGATGGAGGGCTTGACCATCCCTAAGGCGGGCGTCGGAACGATCGTCGCCGGGCCGATCAGCAACAACATCGCGACCCGGGTCCGCCTGCACGAGTCCACCGGCAAGGCGCTGGGGGGTGGCGAGGTCTCCCGAATCCTGGAAATCGGCACGGTCGGAGCGGATGAGCTGGTTGCCCCTCGTCTCGATGTGGCCCCCGGAACCCCTG contains:
- a CDS encoding HNH endonuclease yields the protein MSTNADRKPCSKRRRLLKARLAERDGAQCFYCATPFGPGLEGATVDHLIPRSLVHTWAQAALVLACHPCNEAKADALPQALLRPAPGQFGPGLVPARAV
- a CDS encoding sigma factor-like helix-turn-helix DNA-binding protein, with translation MSIVAERPVSAQVADRPGVGERADVVAIAAPRSYKPRTGPRYVRTAPGHGPDGLRLGRGEDPVMSAEQSAWVDELYLRYGRLVRSMVVNRLMGQGVEFAQVEQWRDDLVQQVWLSVARGQSGLRDMRDAEPADLRVRLHFLVKGAIGAHWKTGITRNEVATDWVDVVGRQMDPVAPPVVDVDGQDELTARCNELLDGLSDQMRAVVVELICYDRTTEMVAELLDMSPMVVNRLSQRALRRLRGDDAPSPARVEELSEAHRRVIESLPAGARAVLLLRIAGVSVDAISDHTGGSVRTIYKQLKTYLPLLDAGLPLTPQETARAQRREDQAAARRAAQSGGEGA